The following are encoded in a window of Mycolicibacterium tusciae JS617 genomic DNA:
- a CDS encoding MBL fold metallo-hydrolase, whose product MLVTGFPAGMLACNCYVLANRAGSDAIIVDPGQRAMGPLRRILEENRLTPAGVLLTHGHIDHIWSAQKAADMYGCPAYIHPDDRFMLTDPIKDFGPKLAQLAFGALFSEPKQVIELDKDGDKVELGGITVTVDHTPGHTRGSVVFRVSQGADDIVFTGDTLFRQSVGRTDLPGGSGRDLLGSIVTKLLVLDDDTVVLPGHGDRTTIGDERRTNPFLEGLN is encoded by the coding sequence GTGTTGGTGACCGGATTCCCGGCGGGCATGTTGGCATGCAATTGCTACGTGCTGGCCAATCGCGCCGGCTCGGACGCGATCATCGTCGATCCGGGCCAGCGAGCGATGGGTCCGTTGCGACGGATTCTGGAGGAGAACCGCCTGACACCTGCAGGCGTGCTGCTCACACATGGGCACATCGACCACATCTGGTCGGCGCAGAAGGCGGCCGACATGTACGGCTGCCCGGCATACATCCACCCCGATGACCGGTTTATGCTCACCGATCCGATCAAGGATTTCGGGCCGAAGTTGGCGCAACTGGCGTTCGGGGCGCTGTTCTCAGAACCCAAGCAGGTTATCGAGCTGGATAAAGACGGTGACAAGGTGGAACTCGGCGGTATCACCGTGACGGTCGATCACACCCCGGGGCATACGCGCGGCTCGGTGGTGTTCCGGGTTTCGCAGGGCGCCGATGACATAGTCTTCACCGGCGATACCCTGTTCCGGCAGTCGGTTGGCCGTACCGACCTGCCCGGCGGCAGCGGCCGGGATCTGCTCGGCTCGATCGTGACAAAACTGTTGGTGCTCGACGACGACACCGTGGTACTACCTGGGCACGGCGACAGGACCACGATCGGGGACGAACGCCGCACCAACCCGTTTCTCGAAGGCTTGAACTAG
- a CDS encoding MBL fold metallo-hydrolase gives MSSCRSAPSTTEAGLPENALITLGVQAGPPPVRNKTGISSALKIGDDVYQIDCGLGSLNAFTNAGLTFDQLRSMFITHLHTDHTVDYGSFLFSGGYTASKGKAPVTVYGPGAAGGLPPSQVGNPDPATIDPTHPTPGLSEMTKSLQQAFAYTNNIFIRDMGTDDLQRLFTVTEIAVPKEANYQNRSPTTHPFPVMSDDNVTVTATLVSHYDVYPAFGLRFDLNKSGVSVTFSGDTTKSDNLIMLAKDTDILVHEAQFSLDDSYYGDRFPPNYLKSSHTSAEQVGEVAAAANAKHVVLSHYEPTDLPDSQWTDAIGKNFTGEITVARDGQVFAL, from the coding sequence GTGTCGTCATGCCGATCAGCGCCGTCAACGACCGAAGCGGGGTTACCGGAGAACGCACTCATCACCCTCGGTGTCCAAGCCGGACCGCCGCCTGTTCGCAACAAGACCGGGATCTCGTCGGCGCTCAAGATCGGCGACGACGTCTACCAGATCGACTGCGGCCTGGGTTCGTTGAACGCCTTCACCAACGCCGGGCTCACGTTCGACCAGTTGCGAAGCATGTTCATCACGCACCTGCACACCGATCACACCGTCGACTACGGCAGTTTTCTTTTCTCCGGCGGCTATACGGCTTCCAAAGGTAAGGCGCCGGTAACGGTGTATGGGCCGGGCGCGGCGGGCGGACTGCCGCCCAGCCAGGTCGGCAATCCGGATCCGGCAACGATCGACCCCACGCACCCGACCCCGGGACTGTCCGAGATGACGAAATCCCTGCAGCAGGCGTTCGCCTACACGAACAACATCTTCATCCGCGATATGGGGACCGACGACCTCCAGAGGCTGTTCACCGTCACAGAGATCGCGGTGCCGAAAGAAGCCAACTACCAAAACAGATCACCGACGACGCACCCCTTTCCGGTGATGTCGGACGACAACGTCACCGTCACCGCGACGCTGGTCTCCCATTACGACGTCTATCCCGCGTTCGGGCTCCGATTCGATCTGAACAAATCCGGTGTGTCCGTGACGTTCTCCGGTGATACCACCAAATCCGACAACCTCATCATGCTGGCGAAAGACACGGACATCCTCGTGCACGAGGCGCAGTTCAGCCTCGATGACTCCTATTACGGCGACCGGTTCCCGCCGAACTACCTCAAGAGTTCGCACACCTCCGCCGAGCAGGTCGGTGAGGTGGCTGCGGCCGCCAACGCCAAGCACGTCGTCCTGAGTCATTACGAGCCCACGGACCTGCCTGACTCCCAATGGACCGATGCGATAGGAAAGAACTTCACCGGAGAGATCACCGTCGCGCGCGACGGCCAGGTCTTCGCCCTCTGA
- the hisS gene encoding histidine--tRNA ligase: MSDFQAPKGVPDYLPPDSAQFVGVRDGLLHAARRAGYGDIELPIFEDTALFARGVGESTDVVSKEMYTFADRGDRSVTLRPEGTAGVMRAVIEHGLDRGPLPVKVCYAGPFFRYERPQAGRYRQLQQVGVEAIGVDDPALDAEVIAIADAGFRSLGLDDFRLEITSLGDDTCRPQYRELLQDFLFKLDLDEETRTRATINPLRVLDDKRPNVREMTADAPVMLDHLSDVAKQHFDTVLAHLDALEVPYVINPRMVRGLDYYTKTTFEFVHDGLGAQSGIGGGGRYDGLMQQLGGKNLSGIGFGLGVDRTMLALKAEGKTVGGTARVDVFAVPLGDQAKITLAVLAGRLRAAGVRVDLAYGDRGIKGAMRAADRSGASMALVAGDRDIEAGTIGLKNLATGEQVDVPVDDVLAGVLTRLNRA; this comes from the coding sequence GTGAGTGACTTTCAGGCGCCCAAGGGCGTCCCGGACTATCTGCCGCCGGACTCGGCGCAGTTCGTCGGTGTCCGCGATGGTCTGCTGCACGCGGCCCGCCGCGCCGGTTATGGCGACATCGAACTCCCGATCTTCGAAGACACCGCGCTGTTCGCGCGGGGGGTGGGGGAGTCCACCGATGTGGTGTCCAAGGAGATGTACACGTTCGCCGACCGTGGCGACCGCTCGGTGACGTTGCGCCCCGAGGGCACCGCGGGCGTGATGCGCGCGGTGATCGAGCACGGGTTGGACCGTGGACCGCTGCCGGTCAAAGTCTGTTACGCCGGCCCCTTTTTCCGCTACGAACGTCCACAGGCCGGTCGATACCGTCAGCTGCAACAGGTCGGGGTGGAGGCGATCGGCGTCGACGATCCCGCACTCGACGCCGAGGTGATCGCCATTGCCGATGCCGGCTTCCGGTCGCTCGGGCTGGATGACTTCCGGCTGGAGATCACCTCGCTGGGTGACGACACGTGCCGCCCACAATATCGGGAACTGTTGCAGGACTTCCTGTTCAAGTTGGATCTTGACGAAGAAACGCGCACCCGAGCGACCATCAACCCGTTGCGGGTGCTCGATGACAAACGCCCGAACGTGCGGGAGATGACCGCGGACGCACCGGTCATGCTCGATCACCTCTCCGATGTCGCTAAGCAGCACTTTGACACCGTCCTCGCGCACCTGGATGCGCTCGAGGTGCCGTACGTCATCAATCCACGCATGGTTCGCGGCCTGGACTACTACACGAAAACCACCTTCGAGTTCGTGCACGACGGACTCGGCGCACAGTCGGGTATCGGTGGTGGCGGCCGGTACGACGGCCTGATGCAACAGCTCGGTGGGAAAAATCTGTCCGGCATCGGCTTTGGACTCGGCGTGGACCGGACGATGCTGGCACTGAAGGCCGAAGGCAAGACGGTCGGCGGGACTGCCCGTGTCGACGTATTCGCCGTGCCGCTCGGGGACCAGGCCAAGATCACGCTGGCCGTGCTGGCGGGGCGGTTGCGCGCCGCGGGTGTGCGCGTCGACCTCGCTTACGGTGACCGCGGAATCAAGGGCGCGATGCGGGCCGCGGACCGCTCCGGAGCGTCGATGGCTCTGGTCGCCGGAGACCGCGACATCGAGGCGGGCACCATCGGGCTGAAGAACCTGGCGACAGGTGAGCAGGTCGACGTTCCCGTCGACGATGTTCTGGCAGGTGTACTTACGCGGCTCAACCGGGCCTAG
- a CDS encoding amidohydrolase family protein: MSLIALEEHFAWDPASADNVVGTWLRTNNPVAYDRLYDRGPLRIEQMDAASIDFQILSLFDPGVQDETELTRATDLARRANDDLAESVRANSNRFGGFATLATQDPVAAAVEFERAVTELGLVGALINGHSQGRYLDDPAYEELFGCAESLGAPVYLHPTTPHPAVMAAWFAPYVDDGLHLASWGFAAETGTHVLRLIYSGLFDKFPQLQMIIGHLGEMLPFAAYRIDRYYGLGGSGSGHRLQHLPSEYLRNNFHVTTSGNFCPPAFACTLEVMGAERVMFSVDYPMDDNAAGAEFLASYPMDDATRRKVSSQNAIELFGERIPAALGA; this comes from the coding sequence ATGTCGCTGATCGCACTCGAGGAACATTTCGCCTGGGATCCGGCCAGCGCGGACAACGTCGTGGGCACGTGGCTGCGCACCAACAACCCCGTCGCCTACGACCGACTGTACGACCGAGGCCCACTTCGGATCGAGCAGATGGACGCTGCGAGCATCGACTTCCAGATCCTGTCGCTGTTCGACCCAGGGGTGCAGGACGAGACCGAGCTCACCCGCGCAACCGACCTTGCGCGCCGCGCCAACGATGACCTGGCCGAGTCGGTGCGCGCCAACTCCAACCGATTCGGCGGCTTCGCGACGCTGGCAACTCAGGATCCGGTGGCCGCTGCCGTCGAATTCGAGCGTGCAGTAACCGAATTGGGGTTGGTCGGTGCACTGATCAACGGGCACAGTCAGGGTCGCTATCTCGACGATCCGGCGTACGAGGAGTTGTTCGGGTGCGCCGAATCATTGGGGGCACCGGTCTATCTCCACCCGACGACGCCGCATCCCGCCGTGATGGCCGCATGGTTCGCGCCGTATGTCGATGACGGTCTGCACTTGGCGTCCTGGGGATTTGCCGCCGAGACGGGAACGCACGTGTTGCGCCTGATCTATTCGGGACTCTTCGACAAGTTCCCCCAATTGCAGATGATCATCGGGCACCTCGGTGAGATGCTCCCGTTCGCCGCCTACCGGATCGACCGGTATTACGGCCTCGGCGGAAGCGGCTCCGGCCATCGGCTGCAACACCTGCCGTCGGAGTACCTGCGCAACAACTTTCACGTCACGACAAGCGGCAACTTCTGCCCGCCGGCCTTCGCGTGCACGCTCGAGGTGATGGGTGCCGAGCGGGTGATGTTCTCGGTGGACTATCCGATGGACGACAACGCGGCCGGTGCTGAATTCCTGGCGTCCTATCCCATGGACGACGCGACCCGCCGGAAGGTCAGCTCCCAGAACGCGATAGAGCTCTTCGGCGAGCGAATCCCCGCTGCCCTGGGTGCCTGA